From the genome of Thunnus thynnus chromosome 1, fThuThy2.1, whole genome shotgun sequence, one region includes:
- the stard5 gene encoding stAR-related lipid transfer protein 5 — translation MDYEHKAKAVADCLMSYKRDESGWKVCKKSNDVVVSWRPSSEFPGNVYKGDGVVSGSPEKVWECLKPVPNGLRVKWDNNVKRFELLEQITEDVSICRTVTPSAAMGIIAPRDFVDVILVKQYEDGTISSNATNVSHPGCPTQSGYVRGFNHPCGCICVPISGEPNKTQVFSFFQTDLGGFLPRSVVDSFFPSSMAEFYSNLAKAVKSLKDL, via the exons atggattatgaacaTAAAGCGAAGGCAGTGGCTGACTGCCTGATGAGCTACAAGAGGGACGAATCCGGGTGGAAAGTCTGCAAGAAATCG AATGACGTGGTCGTGTCATGGCGTCCTTCATCTGAGTTCCCCGGGAATGT TTATAAGGGGGATGGAGTTGTCAGCGGCAGCCCGGAGAAAGTGTGGGAGTGTCTGAAACCAGTACCCAACGGGCTCAGAGTCAAGTGGGACAACAATGTCAAAAGGTTTGAGCTTTTGGAACAAATCACAGAG GACGTCTCTATCTGCCGAACAGTCACGCCCTCAGCAGCTATGGGTATCATAGCTCCACGAGACTTTGTAGATGTAATTTTAGTTAAGCAATACGAAGATGGCACCATTTCATCAAATG CCACCAATGTGAGTCACCCAGGCTGTCCTACCCAGTCTGGTTACGTGAGGGGATTCAACCATCCATGTGGCTGCATCTGTGTCCCCATCTCAGG AGAGCCCAACAAAACCCAGGTGTTCAGTTTCTTCCAGACAGACCTGGGTGGCTTCCTCCCTCGCTCTGTGGTCGACTCGTTCTTCCCCTCCAGCATGGCTGAGTTCTACAGCAACCTGGCCAAGGCTGTTAAATCCCTCAAGGACCTCTGA